A single window of Flagellimonas maritima DNA harbors:
- a CDS encoding substrate-binding domain-containing protein: MKKVKIVGVPEHFNLPWHLAIEEGAFKDRGIQLDWTDIPEGTGKMCQLLKNEETDLAIILTEGLIRSISHGNPSKIVQEYISSPLLWGIHVSANSPREHIAELENDKIAISRIGSGSHLMAYIHAQNQGWDTGTLQFEIIDNLKGAVKSLVGGSDAYFMWEHYTTKPLVDKGIFKRLGDCPTPWPCFVVAASDSFLNSNAGLLRHILEVINMYTVEFKQIPSIDRTLANRYGQKLEDIKDWLSRTTWGQSQISSATVTEVQERLFNLNLIDEIQNPTEFLNHDF, translated from the coding sequence GTGAAAAAAGTTAAAATCGTTGGCGTACCTGAACATTTTAATCTGCCTTGGCACCTCGCCATTGAAGAAGGTGCTTTTAAGGACAGGGGAATTCAATTGGATTGGACAGATATTCCCGAAGGAACGGGAAAAATGTGCCAACTCTTAAAAAACGAAGAAACAGACCTGGCCATTATTCTAACTGAAGGCTTGATTAGAAGCATTTCCCACGGAAATCCCTCAAAAATAGTGCAAGAATATATTTCCTCGCCCCTACTTTGGGGAATTCATGTCAGCGCCAATAGTCCACGGGAACACATAGCAGAATTGGAAAACGATAAAATAGCCATCAGCCGTATTGGTAGTGGTAGCCATCTTATGGCATATATCCATGCTCAAAATCAAGGTTGGGATACTGGTACGCTTCAATTTGAAATCATTGATAATCTCAAAGGTGCAGTTAAAAGTTTGGTAGGGGGTTCCGATGCCTATTTTATGTGGGAGCATTATACAACCAAGCCGCTGGTAGACAAAGGCATATTTAAAAGACTTGGGGATTGCCCAACCCCTTGGCCATGCTTTGTTGTCGCTGCAAGCGATTCCTTCCTAAATTCCAATGCCGGATTGTTGAGACATATTTTAGAGGTAATAAATATGTATACTGTTGAGTTCAAACAAATACCCAGTATAGACCGAACATTGGCCAATAGATACGGGCAAAAGTTGGAAGACATCAAAGACTGGCTTTCAAGAACAACGTGGGGACAATCCCAAATCAGTAGCGCTACAGTGACCGAAGTTCAAGAAAGGCTTTTTAATTTAAATTTAATTGATGAAATCCAAAATCCCACTGAGTTTCTGAATCACGATTTTTAA
- a CDS encoding response regulator: MRKLKSVLLVDDDETTNFLNRFFVKQLDKNLQVNTSRNGQEAIEFLETCSYKENFPCILILDVSMPVMNGWEFLENYEKKFNDDFKKNITIIVLAAVDDHDAARLVIKNPIITDMVQKPLSDVKLKALVKKHFS; the protein is encoded by the coding sequence TTGCGCAAGCTGAAATCAGTTCTACTTGTTGACGACGACGAGACCACCAATTTCTTGAATAGATTTTTTGTAAAACAGTTAGATAAAAATTTACAGGTAAATACATCTCGTAATGGTCAAGAAGCCATCGAATTTTTAGAAACTTGTTCCTACAAGGAAAACTTTCCCTGTATATTAATTTTGGATGTAAGTATGCCCGTCATGAATGGATGGGAATTCTTGGAGAATTACGAAAAAAAGTTTAATGACGATTTCAAGAAAAATATAACTATCATAGTGCTGGCAGCAGTGGATGATCATGACGCAGCTAGGCTTGTGATTAAAAATCCCATTATTACCGATATGGTTCAGAAACCGCTTTCAGATGTGAAGCTTAAAGCATTGGTAAAAAAGCATTTTTCTTAA
- a CDS encoding uracil-DNA glycosylase: MNVSIDPSWKNHLQPEFQKPYFNQLAAFVKQEYQQYTCYPKGSDIFAAFDHCPFSETKVVIIGQDPYHGPNQANGLCFSVKDGIPHPPSLVNIFKEVKVDVEKPYPKSGNLERWAAQGVLLLNATLTVRAHQAGSHQNKGWEQFTDAVIKIISTRQQGIVFLLWGGFAKKKSALIDKTKHHILTSGHPSPLSANRGFWFGNQHFSKTNALLARMDKPLIDW; encoded by the coding sequence ATGAACGTTTCCATAGACCCTAGCTGGAAAAACCACCTACAACCAGAATTCCAAAAGCCGTATTTTAATCAATTGGCAGCATTTGTAAAGCAGGAGTATCAGCAATATACCTGTTATCCCAAAGGCTCGGATATATTCGCCGCCTTTGATCATTGTCCCTTTTCCGAAACCAAAGTCGTTATTATAGGACAAGACCCTTATCATGGACCAAATCAGGCAAATGGTTTGTGCTTTTCCGTAAAGGATGGTATTCCGCATCCGCCATCGCTTGTCAATATCTTCAAAGAAGTAAAGGTCGATGTGGAAAAACCATATCCAAAAAGCGGTAATTTGGAACGTTGGGCAGCGCAAGGTGTCCTTTTATTGAACGCTACGTTGACGGTGAGGGCACACCAAGCAGGAAGTCATCAAAACAAAGGTTGGGAACAGTTTACAGATGCTGTTATTAAAATAATTTCTACACGGCAGCAAGGTATTGTTTTTTTATTGTGGGGCGGGTTTGCCAAGAAGAAATCGGCGTTGATAGACAAGACAAAGCACCATATCCTTACTTCCGGCCACCCTTCACCACTGAGTGCAAATAGGGGTTTTTGGTTTGGAAATCAGCATTTTAGTAAAACAAATGCACTACTGGCACGCATGGATAAACCATTAATAGACTGGTAA
- a CDS encoding short chain dehydrogenase, translating to MKILIIGGKGTIGKKVTDHFIKENEVIVAARNSGDVTVNIEDSKAIEKMFREVGKVDAIICIAGEAKWASFNELSEEDYYIGIRSKLMGQVNLVRIGQGFLKPGGSITLSTGVLADDPVVRTASAAMVNGGIHSFAQAAALELEHGHRLNVVSLELVVDAYEKYKDYFQGHNPISMEKAINAYVRSVMGKRNGEIIRVYT from the coding sequence ATGAAAATATTGATTATCGGCGGAAAAGGAACCATAGGAAAAAAAGTAACCGACCATTTTATAAAAGAGAACGAAGTTATTGTTGCGGCAAGAAACTCTGGTGATGTAACCGTAAATATTGAAGATAGTAAGGCTATCGAAAAAATGTTCAGAGAGGTAGGAAAGGTTGATGCGATAATATGTATAGCGGGCGAAGCTAAATGGGCTTCTTTTAACGAACTAAGCGAAGAAGATTATTATATAGGTATTCGAAGTAAGCTCATGGGACAGGTAAACCTGGTCCGTATTGGACAGGGCTTTCTCAAACCTGGCGGTTCCATTACACTTTCCACAGGTGTGCTTGCAGATGATCCCGTGGTAAGAACAGCGAGTGCAGCAATGGTCAACGGCGGCATACACAGTTTTGCCCAGGCTGCTGCGTTGGAATTGGAACATGGACATCGACTCAATGTGGTCTCTCTGGAATTGGTCGTGGATGCCTACGAAAAATACAAGGATTATTTTCAGGGCCACAATCCAATTTCGATGGAAAAAGCTATCAATGCTTATGTAAGAAGCGTTATGGGAAAAAGAAATGGCGAAATAATAAGGGTTTATACCTAA
- a CDS encoding endonuclease MutS2, with protein MQHINDKTLQDLEFPTVLEQVSARCNTELGKNTALDSKPIIDREHLLEVLGQTSEYLASFSNDNRIPNHGFDSINGELKLLKIENTTLEIPGFRRIGTICKTVVLHQKFFKKFKEYYPLLYKRTEALENNTEISASVDDVIDKFGEIRDSASEGLRLIRMQINEVRGKINQSFGVALSRYQSSDFLDEIKESVVENRRVLAVKAMYRRKVKGTVMGTSKTGSIVYIVPETTLAYTRELNNLEFEEKEEIQHILNQLTNYIRPFHALLSVYQNYLVHIDITAAKAKYALDINALLPEINTERKLFIRDAYHPLLYLSNKLKNEKTWPQTIQLHSENRIIVISGPNAGGKSITLKTIGLLQVMLQSGMLIPVHERSTVCLFDKILTDIGDNQSIENHLSTYSYRLKNMNQFLKKCNDKTLFLIDEFGTGSDPELGGALAETFLEVFYERGAYGVITTHYANLKALANELPHATNANMLFNSKTLEPTFQLILGEAGSSFTFEVAQKNGIPYSLINRSKKKIEKGKVRFDETIAKLQKERSKMAQTGSRLQDEETKAREEAAKLEKLNTKVKTKLENYQELYDHNQRMIHLGDKVNTVAEKYFLDQKKRPLISELLRIVETENSKRKKTSAKQAKAKQVQKKQIAQELEKKIVTVRQEKKVAQKKAIQTKKDKPRPVFKIGDRVRMFDGKAVGSIDALEKNKAIVNYGIFTTNVSVEQLELVEAKK; from the coding sequence ATGCAGCATATTAACGACAAAACACTTCAAGATTTAGAATTTCCCACTGTATTGGAACAGGTTTCAGCCCGTTGCAATACAGAGTTGGGTAAAAATACAGCACTTGATAGTAAACCGATTATAGATAGGGAGCACCTATTGGAAGTGCTAGGGCAGACCTCAGAATATTTGGCTTCATTTTCCAATGATAACCGTATTCCAAACCATGGTTTTGATAGTATAAACGGAGAGCTGAAATTATTGAAGATTGAAAATACCACATTGGAAATTCCAGGATTTCGAAGAATCGGGACTATTTGCAAAACGGTGGTTCTGCACCAAAAGTTCTTTAAGAAATTCAAGGAGTACTATCCATTGCTTTACAAGAGAACTGAAGCGTTGGAAAACAATACTGAAATATCAGCTTCCGTTGATGATGTTATCGACAAGTTTGGTGAAATAAGGGATAGTGCATCAGAGGGGTTGCGCCTTATTCGTATGCAGATCAATGAGGTACGCGGTAAAATAAACCAAAGTTTTGGTGTCGCGCTTTCCCGATATCAATCTTCAGACTTTTTAGATGAAATAAAAGAGTCCGTAGTGGAAAACAGAAGGGTTCTGGCAGTAAAGGCCATGTATCGCAGAAAGGTGAAAGGTACTGTGATGGGCACTTCCAAAACAGGGAGTATCGTTTACATTGTACCGGAGACCACTCTTGCCTATACACGGGAGCTCAATAACCTGGAATTTGAGGAAAAAGAGGAAATCCAACACATCCTTAATCAACTTACCAATTACATAAGACCTTTCCATGCGTTATTAAGTGTCTATCAAAATTATCTGGTCCATATTGATATAACGGCGGCAAAGGCAAAATACGCGTTGGACATAAATGCGCTGCTACCGGAAATCAATACGGAAAGAAAATTATTCATCCGAGACGCCTATCACCCGTTGCTCTATCTTTCCAACAAACTTAAAAATGAGAAAACGTGGCCGCAGACCATCCAGCTACATAGCGAAAATAGGATCATAGTCATTTCAGGGCCAAACGCTGGCGGAAAAAGTATCACCTTGAAAACCATTGGTCTGCTTCAGGTAATGCTGCAGAGCGGAATGCTCATTCCCGTTCATGAAAGAAGCACTGTTTGCCTGTTCGATAAGATTTTGACTGATATTGGCGATAATCAGTCCATAGAAAACCATTTGAGCACCTACAGTTACCGGTTGAAAAATATGAACCAGTTTCTAAAAAAGTGTAATGACAAGACGCTGTTTTTGATCGATGAGTTTGGCACCGGTAGCGACCCTGAACTGGGCGGGGCACTGGCAGAGACATTTTTGGAAGTTTTCTATGAGCGCGGGGCCTACGGGGTCATCACTACGCATTATGCCAACCTAAAAGCGCTGGCCAATGAGTTGCCACATGCCACCAATGCCAACATGCTCTTTAATTCCAAAACCTTGGAACCAACGTTTCAATTGATTTTGGGCGAAGCGGGAAGTTCATTTACGTTTGAGGTGGCCCAGAAGAACGGTATCCCCTACTCGCTCATTAACAGGTCAAAGAAAAAGATTGAAAAGGGGAAAGTACGTTTTGATGAGACCATTGCAAAGTTGCAAAAAGAGCGTTCCAAAATGGCGCAGACGGGTTCAAGATTACAGGATGAAGAAACAAAAGCAAGGGAAGAAGCAGCAAAACTGGAAAAATTGAACACCAAGGTAAAGACCAAGTTGGAAAACTACCAAGAACTGTACGACCATAACCAACGGATGATTCATTTGGGCGATAAGGTGAACACCGTTGCCGAAAAATACTTTTTGGACCAAAAGAAACGGCCCTTAATTTCCGAGTTGTTGCGCATTGTAGAAACGGAAAACAGCAAGCGTAAAAAAACCTCTGCAAAACAAGCAAAGGCCAAACAGGTACAAAAAAAACAGATTGCCCAAGAACTGGAAAAGAAAATCGTTACGGTAAGGCAAGAAAAAAAGGTCGCGCAAAAGAAAGCCATCCAAACAAAGAAGGACAAGCCTAGACCCGTGTTTAAAATTGGTGATCGCGTGCGTATGTTCGATGGAAAAGCGGTGGGCAGTATTGACGCGCTCGAAAAGAACAAGGCCATTGTCAACTACGGTATCTTTACCACCAATGTAAGCGTAGAGCAATTGGAATTGGTCGAAGCCAAAAAATAA
- a CDS encoding adenine-specific methyltransferase EcoRI family protein: MANSNLTAAKRAKNDEFYTQYHDIEKEINAYLDYSPDVFKGKTILLPCDDPEWSNFTKFFAQNFERFGLKKLISTSYAVDSKLYKGGYQVTMFEESAPQYDSSKTRTKGKIFTLARDISGDGKIDVDDLEWNYLEGDGDFKSDEVKALRNEADIIITNPPFSLFRDFLAWILEADKQFVIIGNMNAITYKEVFPLIKENKMWLGATGNGNDMVFAVPPGTEVDEKDKQKAARLGYVGDYTRLGNSCWFTTIDHGRRHQPMQLMSMADNQRFNKKLKSKSGSFQQYDNYNAIEVPFTDAIPSDFNGAMGVPISFLDKYNPDQFEIVGLTAGRDEFECRPTKRYINPIQHNPNGSTSNGSKANTRSTLRLENIPNAIYYTAENADGPMAIVYARILIQHKNPIK; the protein is encoded by the coding sequence ATGGCGAATAGTAATCTAACAGCAGCCAAACGTGCTAAGAACGATGAGTTCTACACGCAGTACCACGATATAGAGAAAGAGATAAACGCCTACCTCGATTACAGCCCTGATGTGTTCAAAGGCAAGACCATTTTACTGCCGTGCGATGATCCTGAGTGGAGTAACTTCACAAAGTTCTTTGCACAGAACTTTGAGCGGTTTGGTCTTAAGAAACTCATTAGCACCAGCTATGCTGTAGATAGCAAACTTTACAAGGGCGGTTACCAAGTGACCATGTTCGAAGAAAGCGCCCCACAGTACGATAGCAGCAAGACCCGAACAAAGGGCAAGATATTTACCCTGGCCCGCGACATATCTGGCGATGGAAAGATAGATGTTGACGACCTAGAATGGAATTACCTAGAAGGTGATGGCGATTTTAAAAGTGATGAGGTAAAAGCGCTACGCAATGAGGCCGACATCATCATTACTAACCCACCTTTTTCGCTGTTCCGTGATTTTTTAGCATGGATACTTGAGGCTGATAAACAGTTTGTCATTATTGGTAACATGAATGCAATTACCTATAAAGAGGTGTTTCCTTTAATTAAGGAGAACAAGATGTGGTTAGGTGCAACAGGTAATGGTAATGATATGGTGTTTGCAGTACCTCCAGGCACTGAAGTTGATGAAAAAGACAAACAGAAAGCTGCACGCTTAGGATATGTCGGAGACTATACGCGCTTAGGAAATTCCTGTTGGTTTACTACCATAGATCATGGAAGACGTCATCAACCAATGCAACTGATGTCCATGGCGGATAATCAACGTTTCAATAAGAAGCTTAAAAGTAAAAGTGGTTCATTTCAGCAATATGATAATTATAATGCAATAGAAGTGCCATTTACCGATGCTATACCAAGTGATTTCAATGGAGCAATGGGAGTGCCAATTAGCTTTTTAGACAAATACAATCCCGATCAATTTGAGATAGTTGGTTTGACAGCTGGAAGAGATGAGTTTGAATGTAGACCAACCAAAAGGTATATCAACCCAATTCAGCATAATCCCAATGGAAGTACATCCAACGGAAGTAAAGCAAATACACGGTCTACTTTAAGATTAGAAAATATTCCCAATGCTATTTACTACACAGCCGAGAATGCTGATGGCCCAATGGCTATCGTCTATGCTCGAATTTTGATTCAACACAAGAACCCAATCAAATGA
- a CDS encoding GmrSD restriction endonuclease domain-containing protein, protein MKTTLKTDITIAAICDGFVYNELEGKGLFGLAGQLTIQPEYQRNYIYADGKRDVAVIDSLLKEYPLGLIYFVKVDKGKYEVLDGQQRITSFGRYVTNRFAVKDENGMEQYFSGISKDKQERILNTKLTIYECEGEESEIKEWFKTINIAGVPLNAQELLNAIYSGPFVTLAKEEFSNTQNANIQKWAAYVKGSANRQEFLQCALDWVSKGNIDNYMSLHRKDSNINELKIYFNSVIDWVSTTFLDVEKEMCGLEWGRLYEQHHKKPYDPKKVSEQVQALIEDSFVTDNKGIFEYTLGGSTDTKLLNVRIFSEATKKSVYAKQSKEAEKKGISNCSYCAIGHDANKTKIWAFKDMDADHVTAWSKGGATDVKNCEMLCKSHNRAKGNR, encoded by the coding sequence ATGAAAACTACTCTGAAAACTGATATCACCATAGCAGCTATCTGCGATGGCTTTGTGTACAACGAACTGGAGGGCAAGGGACTTTTCGGGTTAGCAGGCCAACTGACCATACAGCCCGAATACCAGCGTAACTACATCTATGCCGATGGCAAAAGGGATGTGGCTGTCATCGACTCGCTATTGAAGGAATACCCCTTGGGGCTCATCTACTTTGTAAAGGTGGACAAGGGTAAGTATGAAGTACTGGACGGACAACAACGCATTACCAGTTTCGGGCGGTATGTTACCAACCGCTTTGCCGTAAAAGACGAGAACGGAATGGAGCAGTATTTCAGCGGCATCTCTAAAGACAAGCAAGAGCGAATACTTAACACCAAATTAACCATTTATGAGTGCGAAGGCGAGGAGAGCGAGATAAAGGAATGGTTCAAGACCATCAATATTGCAGGTGTTCCTCTCAATGCGCAGGAATTACTCAACGCCATCTATTCGGGGCCTTTCGTCACCTTGGCAAAGGAGGAGTTCAGCAATACACAAAATGCCAACATTCAGAAATGGGCCGCCTATGTAAAGGGTAGCGCTAACAGGCAGGAGTTTCTGCAATGCGCGCTCGATTGGGTTAGTAAAGGCAATATAGACAACTACATGAGCCTCCACCGCAAGGACTCCAACATCAATGAACTGAAGATCTACTTCAACAGCGTTATCGATTGGGTAAGCACCACCTTCTTAGATGTAGAAAAGGAAATGTGCGGGCTGGAATGGGGCCGCCTATATGAACAACACCATAAAAAGCCCTACGATCCCAAGAAAGTATCAGAGCAGGTACAAGCGTTGATAGAAGATTCATTTGTCACGGATAATAAGGGAATCTTTGAATACACTCTCGGAGGCTCAACGGACACTAAACTATTGAACGTGCGTATTTTCAGTGAGGCCACCAAAAAGTCGGTATACGCTAAGCAATCCAAGGAAGCTGAAAAAAAAGGAATCTCCAATTGTTCGTATTGCGCTATTGGGCACGATGCTAACAAAACCAAAATTTGGGCATTTAAAGACATGGATGCAGACCATGTGACTGCATGGAGCAAAGGTGGAGCAACTGACGTTAAGAATTGTGAAATGCTGTGCAAGTCGCACAATCGAGCTAAAGGAAATCGATAA
- a CDS encoding IS110 family transposase: protein MKTGHTARPKLFIGIDIHKRSWKVHCATDLSSGRTFSMSPDPEGLREYVERHYPGHEVSTAYEAGCCGYRAHRSFEGYGWCSLVVNPADIFRKGKERHTKTDRIDAQLIARELKDGRLEGIVVPDPEREQLRSLFRRRNDLVKDMRQIKSYIKMQLLYYGIKVPERYDNDNWSHAFRDWLDNLEFAHPTGKEVLESRMRSFRFIDREFRDVSTQLRKWTKKHYKGDYMLLRSIPGIGPIVASGILSELGDLRRFNNIKQLAGYVGLSPGIYQSGDTIRHTGVSMRAHRLIRSYFIEASWQAIRTDPVMQGYYRKHQGKNVKSVIVKVARKLLSRTLAVIKTGIPYEIGVIA, encoded by the coding sequence ATGAAAACAGGACACACTGCAAGACCCAAGTTATTCATTGGTATCGACATACACAAGCGCAGTTGGAAGGTCCACTGTGCCACGGACCTGTCCTCCGGTAGGACCTTTTCCATGTCCCCGGACCCGGAAGGGCTAAGGGAATATGTGGAGCGGCACTATCCGGGTCATGAGGTTTCGACGGCCTACGAGGCGGGATGTTGCGGTTATCGGGCCCATCGTTCTTTCGAGGGTTATGGCTGGTGCTCACTGGTGGTGAACCCTGCCGATATATTCAGGAAGGGCAAGGAGCGCCATACCAAGACGGACCGTATAGATGCGCAGCTCATAGCCCGTGAACTGAAGGACGGCCGTTTGGAGGGCATCGTGGTCCCCGATCCGGAACGGGAACAGTTGCGCAGCCTGTTCCGCAGAAGGAACGACCTTGTCAAGGACATGCGCCAGATCAAGAGCTATATCAAGATGCAGCTGCTGTATTACGGCATCAAGGTTCCCGAGCGGTACGACAACGATAACTGGAGCCACGCTTTCAGGGACTGGTTGGACAATTTGGAATTCGCACACCCAACGGGGAAAGAGGTACTAGAAAGCCGCATGCGCAGTTTCCGTTTTATAGACCGGGAGTTCAGGGACGTATCGACCCAATTGCGCAAATGGACCAAGAAACATTACAAGGGGGACTATATGCTTTTGCGCAGCATTCCCGGTATCGGCCCCATCGTGGCCAGTGGCATATTGAGCGAACTGGGAGATCTGCGCAGGTTCAACAACATCAAGCAACTGGCGGGCTATGTTGGACTCTCACCTGGTATTTATCAAAGTGGCGACACCATAAGGCACACGGGAGTAAGTATGCGTGCCCACCGATTGATACGCAGTTATTTTATAGAGGCCTCATGGCAGGCCATACGCACGGACCCGGTGATGCAGGGATACTACCGGAAGCACCAGGGCAAGAACGTGAAATCCGTGATCGTCAAAGTGGCCCGTAAGCTTTTGAGCCGTACGTTGGCGGTCATAAAAACGGGAATCCCCTATGAAATAGGGGTTATAGCATAA
- a CDS encoding lipocalin family protein, which produces MMKFKGYRYLIILLLTILACESGEEEETFTPDDDTNVNTNVKIEDILGTWFIYSGEFMDTSVQIAPRFPVCGYEYLVFSENSRYEEVLYNNDDCVPVKKTGNWKIENGIISISFSSGEVEELSIIDFKSSELVIRFLFDFDDDGNKDVFKANLKRYDPITNNHIATSFERDSDETSLLKFNWKQETDVNSFTGYEVYRSIDGSCTKENAVLLTEIGDINNTTFIDYDPPATTNTLCYFLRVYSDDVLVGESRLLTENPKDLIIPNTPNLNSVSVDGETILLEWSEYDIPYFSHYEIVYASTDGTNLLFHEEDSVKTINAIEETSFLDTDPPYIENPFYAVYAYNIFGTNVVSNYEQVTFRQKDLFGPIYLSHLEVDDDEPAVYLHGSSQIPSWASYDAYAILRLNYDQGVLESTTSEEVYVAGEFPFRKPFNFSEGKELVVNGRNNLHFLNPTSLSEIFSFGSFYLFEEFNVSSIVDFTYTKNGFLVVIDTDSIFIFQRNGEELMLLDKQIHFETHHGDNLYRIIHVNDDEIIVGHKNDQESILYAVDDNGILQNRRVITLPLSSDYIAKYKNTSFYSDSGNLLINYGQRKLYSTISFQVEAQLPEDLFALGLSNDAKFIFASTIDPDWFGSDVQTEFLKREVLLYDTETSEIQTIKTKGYPIRIFENNVGEIFSISIPENQIITGFDVFVEKINFL; this is translated from the coding sequence ATGATGAAGTTCAAAGGATACAGATATCTTATCATTTTATTACTTACTATTCTTGCTTGTGAAAGTGGGGAAGAAGAGGAGACCTTTACCCCTGATGATGATACCAATGTAAATACGAATGTAAAAATTGAGGATATTCTAGGAACATGGTTCATTTATTCAGGAGAATTTATGGACACTAGTGTTCAGATAGCGCCACGTTTCCCAGTATGTGGATATGAATACTTAGTCTTTTCCGAAAATAGCAGATATGAAGAAGTTTTATATAACAACGATGACTGTGTTCCTGTTAAAAAAACGGGCAATTGGAAAATTGAAAACGGAATAATATCAATCTCGTTTTCATCAGGAGAAGTGGAGGAGCTTTCAATTATCGATTTCAAATCCTCTGAATTAGTGATCAGGTTTCTATTTGATTTTGATGATGATGGAAATAAAGATGTTTTCAAAGCTAATTTAAAACGTTATGACCCCATTACTAATAACCACATAGCCACCTCTTTTGAAAGAGATTCCGATGAAACATCACTTTTGAAATTTAATTGGAAGCAAGAAACAGATGTTAATTCGTTTACTGGTTATGAGGTATATCGTTCCATAGACGGGTCTTGTACAAAAGAAAATGCGGTACTCCTCACAGAAATTGGGGATATTAACAACACTACTTTTATCGATTACGATCCACCAGCTACCACAAATACCTTATGCTATTTTTTGAGAGTATATTCTGATGATGTTTTGGTTGGCGAAAGTAGATTACTTACTGAAAACCCAAAAGATTTAATTATTCCAAATACACCTAATCTGAATAGTGTTAGTGTAGATGGTGAAACTATTCTTTTAGAATGGAGTGAATATGACATCCCATACTTTTCCCATTACGAAATAGTTTATGCAAGTACCGACGGAACAAATTTGCTTTTCCATGAAGAGGACAGTGTCAAAACGATTAATGCTATCGAAGAAACCAGTTTTCTTGATACCGACCCACCATATATTGAAAATCCGTTTTACGCAGTTTATGCTTATAATATTTTTGGTACGAATGTGGTATCCAATTACGAACAGGTAACTTTTAGACAAAAAGATTTATTCGGGCCAATTTATTTAAGCCATCTAGAAGTTGATGATGATGAACCCGCCGTATACTTACACGGAAGCAGTCAAATTCCGAGTTGGGCCAGTTATGATGCCTATGCGATACTGAGACTTAATTATGATCAAGGTGTGCTTGAATCAACTACAAGTGAAGAAGTCTATGTTGCGGGTGAATTTCCGTTTAGAAAACCATTTAATTTTTCCGAGGGAAAAGAGTTGGTAGTAAATGGGCGAAATAATTTACATTTTTTAAATCCGACATCGCTTTCAGAGATTTTCTCCTTTGGTTCCTTTTACCTATTTGAGGAATTTAATGTATCTAGTATTGTAGATTTCACATATACAAAAAATGGCTTTTTGGTTGTTATCGATACCGACTCCATATTCATTTTTCAAAGAAATGGGGAAGAATTAATGCTTCTTGACAAACAAATTCATTTCGAAACACATCACGGAGACAACCTATATAGAATAATCCATGTGAACGACGATGAAATAATAGTCGGGCATAAAAATGATCAGGAAAGCATCCTGTATGCCGTTGATGATAATGGTATTTTACAGAATAGGAGAGTGATTACGCTACCACTTAGTTCCGATTATATTGCCAAATATAAAAATACCTCTTTTTACAGTGACTCGGGTAACTTACTGATTAATTACGGTCAAAGAAAACTATATTCTACAATTTCTTTTCAGGTTGAAGCTCAATTACCTGAAGATTTGTTTGCACTAGGTTTATCCAATGATGCGAAATTTATTTTTGCATCTACCATTGACCCTGATTGGTTTGGAAGTGATGTGCAAACAGAATTTTTAAAACGTGAAGTATTACTTTACGATACAGAAACAAGTGAAATACAAACCATTAAAACGAAGGGCTACCCTATTAGAATATTTGAAAATAACGTTGGTGAGATATTTTCAATATCAATTCCGGAAAACCAAATAATTACTGGTTTTGATGTATTTGTTGAGAAAATAAATTTCTTATAA
- a CDS encoding type II toxin-antitoxin system RelE/ParE family toxin, which yields MIISFGSKQTEQIWNGIRVKKMPIEVQKVGRRKLRMLNNSQDIADLKIPPSNRLEKLTGNLSGFYSIRINKQWRIIFQWNDGNTSKVEVIDYH from the coding sequence ATGATTATTTCCTTTGGCTCGAAACAGACCGAACAAATTTGGAATGGTATTCGAGTCAAAAAAATGCCGATTGAAGTTCAAAAAGTTGGACGTCGAAAATTAAGAATGCTGAATAACTCACAAGATATTGCTGATTTAAAAATTCCGCCTTCAAATCGTCTGGAAAAACTGACTGGAAATTTAAGTGGATTTTATAGCATCCGAATAAATAAACAATGGCGAATAATATTTCAATGGAACGACGGAAATACGAGCAAAGTTGAAGTTATTGATTATCACTAA